GACGCTCCCCTTCGACGAGCAGATTCAAAGCCGCCCGCCCCACGCGCAACGTCCCCGGGGCCAGCCCCGGCTGTGCATGAAACTCCTCGGCAACCCCGATGAAGCCTGGATACTCGGGGGTTGCCGCCCACATTTGGATCTGCACGAACCGGCTGCCGACGAAGCCCACCTCGAATACGCGAGCGACTTCGCTCAGCCGGAAACTGCTCCAGCAAGTCACCGTCGTACTCGCCGAAAACAGCTCCTCGAACTCATTGATGATCTTGAACTGGACCACCACCGAAGCCGGCACCTGGTTCTCGAAATCCTGGGAACACGGCACCAGCGACAGTTCGGTAAAAACCCGCGACGGGCCGTTACCGAACGCCTCAACCGCCGGATTCGTCGCGCCCTCGGCAAACGTGTTGACCACCAGGGTCTGCGGACAGGCGTTGTATTCCGCCCCGTTCGGACACACTTCCGGCGGCGCGTTGCCAAGGCAGAGGAAAGCGTCCTCGTCGTTCGAACTGATACCCGTATTCAGCCCGAGTATGCCCACCGCATTGTACTTGCTCGCGTCCCCCTCGGGCGTAACCAGCGTCGCCTCCCCCTTCAGGTGATTGCCATTACTCGGATCCCCGATCAGGTTGACCTCGACGCACTTCAACTCCCCGACGAAGGGATCGGGCACCGGCGGGATCATTCCGGGATCGAATCCCGCCCCGTCACAGTCCCGATTGGCCCGCGTACACGCGCGGTCTGACGGATCTTCCCGCCGCCCCTGCGACACCACCCAGTGGGTTGGCTGATGCTTGGTAAGCCGGATATCGAAATCGACTTCCTGCCACTGGGGCGGGTTCAGCACCCCGGGCGGCTGCCGGGGATCGGCTGGCGACGCATTCACGTAATAACAGTGCGCATACGCCATCGAGTTCGATGTGCTTGAAATCTGGATAACCGTGTCCACCGGGGCGCCAGTCTGCAGGCCGGCAGCGTCGGACAATACCCGCGGAAAAATGATTATCGAGCTGGCGCGCTCGGTGGTGACGTCGCCGTAGACCGCCATCGCCCCACCCAGGATGAACGCCGGCACAAGCAATACAGCCCGCATCGTTCGGATGGCACTCCTCGTCAAACCCGCACTCCTCAGTTGTCTACGTCCCGCCGAACCCCGGCACGGCGCCAATCCGAGCCCAACCACTCGCAACCACGGCTCTCGCCGCAGAACCAAACTCGCCGCTAAATAGACCCCATAGCTATTCGAGTCAACCAAAATACACGGCCGCGTGCGCGGGTCCGTCGGTCCTCTATACGGGGGTGAGCCAGTGCCGGTACGCCGGGACCTCGCCGCGCGTCACGCCGGCATACCACGCCTGCAAATCCTGCGTCACCGGACCGGGGCGGCCCGCGCCTATCTGGCGGTCGTCGATCTCTCGAACCGGCGTCACCTCCGCCGCCGTACCGGTCATGAACACCTCGTCAGCCAGGTAAGCATCGTCGCGGGTGAAGCGCTCCTCGCTCACCGCCACCCCGCGATCGCGCAACGCCGTCAGCACGGCGTCGCGGGTTATCCCCGGCAAGATCGACGTCGCCGGCGTCGTCCGCACTCGCCCCCCGCGCACGACGAACAAATTCTCTCCGCTGCACTCGGCCACAAAGCCGTCGGTGTCGAGCATCATCGCCTCGTCATAACCGGCGCGCCGCGCCTCGACGGCCGCCAGGATCGAATTCACATAATTGCCGACCGCCTTGGCCTTGGTCATGTGCGTGTTCACGTGCATGCGCTGAAACGACGCCGTCTTGATACGCACCCCGCGCCGCAGACCCTCTTCACCCAGGTACGCCCCCCAGGGCCACACCGCGATCGCCACCCGAACAGGATTGTTAACCGCCGCTAACCCCATTTCGCCGTCGCCTAGAAACACCAGCGGTCGCAAGTAACACGAGGTCAACCGATTCGCCCGCACCGTCTCGATGCAAGCAGCCCTCAGCGCGTCGCGATCGAACGGCATGGCGATCCCGAGGATGTGCGCCGACCCCAACAAACGGTCGACGTGCTCGGCAAGGCGAAAGATCGCGCCCCGTCCGTCGGTCCCCTCGTAACACCGGATCCCCTCGAACACCCCGAACCCGTAGTGCAGGGTGTGCGCCATGACATGCACCTGAGCCGCGTCCCACGGAACCAGCGCGCCGTCGAACCAGATGTAATCGGTCTTTTGCACTTCAATTCCTTTCTCGCCCGCACACGGCCCACCCGCGACCGCCACTTCCGCCGCGGCGGACTCGCGCCCTACCGAACCGCCGCTTCCCAGTCAACGCAGCCCACGTTCGACCTCGTCGAACCACCGCTCGTAGCACCCGCGTATGGCCTCGCGGCGCACGACGTACTCCTGCCATAACCCCTCGGCGGCATCCGCTCCGCTTCCTTCGAAACCAACCCGCCTGGCGACAGTCGCCAACTCGCCCCGCTTGCGGTCCAGCCCCTCGACCGGCCGGTCGTAGGCCAGGCGCAACGCGTTATCGACCCGCCGCAGGAACCGGTAACCGTCGGACAGCAGTGCGTGGTCGTCCGCCGGCAACACGCCAGCGGAAACCAGAGCGTCCAGCGCCACGAGCGTACCCCGTACCCGCACCCGCGGTTCCGTCGCCCCATGACGCAGTTGCAGCATCTGCGTCACAAACTCCACATCCACGAGACCGCCGCGTCCGGTCTTGATGTTGAACCGCTCCGCGGTCTCCTGGGCCAGCTCACGTTCCATCCGGCCGCGCAGACGCCGCATCTCAGCCACCTCGGCGGCAGTCAGGGGAGCACGGTACACGAACGCCGAAACGATCTCAGCCACCCGCTGCCCCAGGGCCTCGTCGCCGGCCACCGGGCGCGCCTTGATCAGCGCCTGCCGCTCCCAGATCTGCGCACTGGTCTCGTGATAACGGCGGAAACCTTCCAACGCCGACACCAATGGCCCCGAACGTCCGGACGGCCGCAACCGGGTATCTATCCGATAGACTATCCCCTCCTTCGTCGTCGTCTGCAGCAACGTGATCAGCCTCTGCGCAAAACGACTGAAACACTCGTGCGCCGACAATCCGAGATCGTCCGACTCCTTCCCGTCGTACACGAAAATCAGGTCAAGGTCGGAATGGTAATTGATCTCTCCGCCTCCGAGCTTGCCCAGCGCCAGCACCGTCACGGCCCCCGACAGGCGCGCGAGCCCGCAGCGGGCGCATACATCCATGTCCGCCAGCCGGCTGGCGGCCCGCAAACACACCTCGGCCAGCGCGGTCAGCTCGGCACTCACATCGTCGGGACCCAGCAGCCCCTGCATGTTGTTGATGCCGATGCGCAGGAACTCCTGATTACGGAACCGGCGCAAGACATCGAAGCGCTCCTCCTCGTCCGCAGCGGCAGTCAGAGTCTCGGCGATCTCCGCCGCCAGGTCTGCCGCCGCGCGGTGTACGTGCACAAGGTCGGCCCGCACCAGCGTGTCGAGCAACTCCGGGTGACGAATGAAGGCATTCGCCAGAAACTGACTGCCACCGAAGAGCTCGACGAGCATCCGCAGCGTTCCCGGATTCTCTCTCAGCAGCGCAAGAAAACTGGTGCGCGCTCCCACCGACGACACAAAGGTCGCCAGATTACGCAACGCCAGATCCGGGTCCGCCGTCCTCCTGATGGCGGCAAGCAACGCCGGCGCCACCTCGAGCAGCACACGCCGTCGCGGCGCCCGCGCTCGCGCCCCCGGCGGCCCGTCGCGCAGCAAGACCAGGTCGTCGTAACCCGATTCCGGGTCCTTGAACCCGAAACGGCGCAACGCCTCGACCGCCTCCGACCGGCTCCCTCTCGCGTTGAGCAGCTCCAGCACCTCCGGGTCTGCCGCGCGCCGCCGCTCCGCCTCGGGTTCGTAAAAGAGCTTCTCGAAGGCGCGGCGGACAACCGCGGCGCAGCCCTCGAGATCCCGCCAGAAACGCTCCACTGCGTCGCTACCGGAGTACCCCAGACGCCTTGCCAGCGCCTCCTGGTCGCGCTCCCCCGCTGGCACCGTGTGCGTCTGCCGTTGCTGAACTATCTGGATCTTGTGCTCGACGTTGCGCAGGTGCCGGTACGCCGCCACCAGCGCAGCCCCTTCGTCCTCCGGCACATAGCCGCCCTCGACCAGGCAACGCAGCGTCGGCAGCGATCCCCGCCGACGCACACGGTCGTCTCGTCCGCCGTGGATGAGTTGCAGCACCTGGACGACGAACTCGATCTCCCGGATGCCGCCACGACCAAGCTTGACGTTGCCTCGACCACCCTTACCGCCGAGCTGCGCCTCCACCCGCGCCTTCATCTCCTTCATGTCCGCGACGGTGGCGTAGTCGAGATAACGCCGGTACACGAACGGACTGATCTCCCGCAGGAACGCCTCGCCCAAACCCGTCGCCCCGGCGATCGGTCGCGCCTGAATCAGGGCACTGCGCTCCCAGGTCTGGCCGTACGACCCGTAGTAAAGTACCGCGTTGCTCACCGTGTTGGCGATCGGACCATTGATACCGTCGGGGCGCAGGCGTAAATCGACCCGAAATGCGAACCCCGCAGGGGTTACATCTTGCAACCCGCGAGTCACCAACTCCGCCAGGCGCGTGAAGTATTCACGTGCCCCGATCGCACCGCGAGGCCCGCCCACACTCTCGACCGCGTCCGACTCGTAAAGATACATCACGTCGACATCGGAGCTGTAGTTCAGCTCCCCGCCGCCAAGCTTGCCCAGTGCCAGCACCACAAAGCCGGATTCCTGTCCACCCCCGTCCCCGCCACCGGGCAAGCGCCCGAACTGCTCGCAGACCACCCGCCGGGCCCAGTCGTAGGCCGCCGCAAAAAGCCCGGTCGCCAACTCGGTCAGCTCGCCCATCGTCGTCTCGACCGCGTAGCGACCCAGCAAGTCCGCCAGCCCGATGCGCAGGTAAGCAGCATGGCAGTGCCGCCGGAGCTGTTCCGAAAACGCCTCCCAGGGAAGCGCCGCCGCCCCGGTTAGGGCCGCATGATGGTCGGCCGCCGGGCAGCATTGCGCCGCGAGTGCCGCTCGAAAGACTTCCACCCACCGCTTACCCGCCGCGCGCAGGTGCCCCGATAACGTCTGACTCCCGCCGAAAAGAACAAAGAGCGCGGCCCTCTCCGCCGGGGTCAGCCCCACAATCGCTGCCGGGTCGGCCGTCTCGTCCAGCAAGTGCTCCCAATTCGCCAGGGCCAGACCGGGATCGGCAGCCCCGGCAAGCAGCGCCGGCAACCCGCCGGCGACCTCGGGCGCCACCACCGCTATTGCCTCGGAGGCCCTTTTCAGGCGCGCATGGTCGACGCCGAAGCGCCGCAAAAGGTCGTCATGCGCCTCCATCGGGACCGACTCTAGCGCAAGCCCACAGGCGCCTGTCGGAGTCCTCTCCGGCGCACCCCGGCGACGAGCCCCCGCTCCCGGCTCACAACGACACCACCGCCGTGGAGCCGCCGGCCCCCCGGAGCACCGCCGGATCGCCACCGGCACACTCGGCACACCACGCCGCGAAATGCTCCTGCGCACGCGCCGCCAGGCCAGCCCGCCGGGCCCGCCCCTTCTCGCGCCCGTCCAGAGGCGGGAACAATCCGTAATTGGCGTTCATGGGCTGCAGATCGTGCCGGCGCCTGTCGGTTACGTAGTCGAGCAACGATCCCATCGCCGTTGTCCTCGGCGGGACGGTTGGGGCCAGCCCGTAACGCAACCGGGCCGCGTTGATCCCCGCCAGCAACCCCGCCGCCGCCGACTCCACGTACCCCTCGACACCCACCAGTTGCCCGGCCAGAAATACCGACGGACGCGAACGCAGCTGCAACGTCGGCAACAGCACCCGCGGCGCATTCACAAACGTGTTACGGTGCAGACTCCCCAGACGAACGAACTCGGCCCGTTCGAGACCCGGTATGGTCCGCAGCACTCGGCGTTGCTCCGGATAGGTCATCTTGGTCTGAAAACCGACCAGGTTGTACAACGTTCGCTCGTGGTTGTCCGGACGCAGTTGCACGACCGCAAACGGTTGCGTACCGCGGCGCGGGTCGATCAGCCCGACCGGCCGCATCGGCCCAAACGCCAGGGTGTCCCTTCCGCGGCGAGCCATCTCCTCGATCGGCATGCAGCCCTCGAAGTAGACGCAGCGCTCGAAATCGCGCGCCGCCACCGTCTCCGCCGCGCGCACTGCGTCAACAAAGGCATAGTACTCGTCGCGCGTCATCGGACAGTTCAAATAGTCGTCGCCCCCCTTTCCGTACCGCGAGGCCGGAAACACCAGGTCGCGATCGATCGAGTCGGCTGTCACGATCGGCGCGATCGCGTCGTAGAAATACAGATGCTCCTCGCCGCACAGCTCTTGCAGGCAGTGCGACAACCGCGGTGACGTCAGCGGCCCGGTCGCGACGATGGCGAGACCCTCCGGCGGCTCCGTGACCTCCTCCCGCACCACATCGATGGAAGGATTCTCGTCTATGGCCGCGGTCACCGCCGCCGCAAAGCGCTCCCGGTCCACGGCCAGTGCTCCTCCCGCCGGCACCGTGGTACGTTCCGCCACCGCCATAATCAGCGACCCGAGTTGCCTCATCTCCGCCTTGAGCAGGCCGACCGCGGCATCGAGCGACGCACTGCGAAACGAATTGGAACACACCAGCTCGGCAAGACGATCGGAGCGGTGCGCCTCGGTACCGCGCCCCGGTCGCATCTCGTACAACCGCACCGGTATCCCGCGGCGCGCCACCTGCCAGGCGGCTTCGCTCCCGGCCAGACCGCCCCCGACGACGATAACCGGGGCGCCCGTCACACCGCCTCCGCCTGCGGCTCCGCCACAGTCTCCTGATACGCACACCCCTCCGAGAGACACCGCCGGACAGTCCCGTAACGCTTCGTCGTCTTTTCCACCACGAACGGCGCCGCACACAGCGGGCACGGCTCCGGCACGGGCCGGTCCCAGGTGGCAAACTTGCACTCCGGGTAGCGCCCGCAACCGTAGAACGTCTTGCCGCCTCGCGACTGCTTCTCCATGATCTCGCCCTGCTTGCAGTCCGGGCAGGCGACCCCGGTCGGCTTCGGACGCACCAGCGACCGCACGGTCTTGCACTCCGGATAGCCGGAACAACCGAGGAATTTCCCGTACCGCCCGAAGCGCACCTGCAAAGGCTTGCCACACGCATCGCATTTCTCGTCGAGCACCTCAGGCTCGTCGATCCTGATCCCGCCCTCGTCGTCGCGAGAGAAGTTCTTCGTGTTCTTGCACTTCGGGTAGTTGGGACAGGCGAGGAACTCGCCGTTGCGCCCCCACTTGATGACCATCTTCGCCCCGCACTGCTCGCAGGGGATTTCGGTCGGCTGGCCCGCCCGCTTGACGTCGGGCATCTTCTCTTTCGCCGTGTCGAGGTCCTGCTTGAACGGCGCGTAGAACTTCTGCATCGCCTCGCGCCACGGCTCCGCGCCCTCTTCGACCCGGTCGAGGTCCTCTTCCATCTTCGCCGTGAATTCTACGTTCAGAATGTCCGCAAACGCCTTGAGCAACAGATCGGTCACCAGCAGGCCAAGCTCGGTAGGCCGCAGCCGCCGCGATTTGTCCTCGACGACGTACTCCTTGTTGAGAATGGTGCCCATGATCGACGCGTACGTCGACGGCCGCCCGATGCCGTTCTCCTCCAGCGCCTTGATCAGCGTCGCCTGGGTGTAGCGCGGCGGCGGTTGCGTGAAGTGCTGCTCCGGCAGCAGGTCGTGCAGGCGCAACACCTCGCCCTCCCGCAACGGCGGCAACTGGCGCTCCGCCTCGTCGTCGTCCTCCTCCGCACGCTCGTCGTCTCGCCCCTCGGTGTAGACCCGGATGAACCCGTCGAACTTCATGATCTGGCCGGTGGCCCGGAACAGCGTGTCCGCCGCGGCGATGTCGACGCTCGTCTGGTCGAACACCGCCGGAACCATCTGACTCGCGATGAAGCGATTCCAGATGAGGGTATACAGCGCGAGCTCCTCCTTGCTGAGGAATGACACGACGCGCTCCGGGGGATTGTCCATCGAAGTCGGCCGGATCGCCTCGTGGGCATCCTGCGCACCCTTCTTGCCCGTGTACTGGATGGGCTCGGCCGGCAGGTATTCCTTGCCAAAGCGCGCCGCGACAAAGCCGCGCGCCTCCTGCAACGCTTCCGGCGCGCTCCGGGTCGAGTCGGTTCGCATATAGGTGATCAGACCCACGGCTCCCTGCTCACCGAGCTCGACGCCCTCGTAAAGGCGCTGCGCGATCCGCATGGTGCGACTGGGCTGAAACCCGAGCTTCCGCGACGCCTCCTGCTGCAAACGCGACGTGATGAACGGCGGCGTCGGAAAGCGCCGGCGTTCCTTGCGCTCGACGCGGCTGACGACGAACGGCACGCCCCACAAACGCGCCACCAGCGCGTCCGCCGCTGCCTGGTTCTCGATACGGAACTTCTCGGGATCGAGCTTGTTTTCTCCGATCCGCAGCAGCCGCGCACTGAACGGCGGCGGCGTCTCGCCCTCGACCTTCGCCGCTATCGACCAGTACTCCTTGGCCGTAAAGGCCCGGATCTCCTTCTCGCGCTCGCAAATCAGACGCACCGCGACCGACTGCACACGGCCGGCGGAAAGGCCGCGGCGCACCTTGTCCCAGAGGATCGGACTGATCTGGTAGCCGACCAGTCGGTCCAGGATACGACGCGTTTGCTGCGCATCGTAGAGGTGGCGGTCCAGTGTGGTCGGTTTTTCGATCGCCTCGGCAACCGATCGCCGGGTGATCTCGTTGAACAGCACCCGGTGAATCTTGCCGCGCGCCGTTCCGAGTTCCTCCGCGATGTGCCAGGCGATCGCTTCGCCTTCGCGGTCCGGGTCGGGCGCCAGGTAGATGTTGTCCTTCCCTTTGGCGGCGGATTTGATCTCTGCAATCACCTTCTTCTTGCCGTGCATGACCTCGTACTCGGGCTCGAAGCCGTTGTCGATGTCGACGCCCAGCCGGCTCTTCGGCAGGTCCTTGACGTGCCCCACCGAGGCCTTCACTTCGAATTCCTTGCCCAGATACTTCTGCAACGTCTTCGCCTTGGCCGGCGATTCGACGATAACCAGGTTCTTTGCCATACACCTCATTCCCGTGTCGTTCGCCGTGCCGCTCCCCCCGTCCGCACGACGAACCGCTTGCCCGGCAACTGCTCCACGATCCCCCTTAGTTCCAACGACAACAAACCCTGCAGCACCGCGGCCGGAGCCAATCCGCAGCGCCCGATCAGAGTATCCACCTGCACCACCTCGTCACCCAGCGCCACGCGAATCGCCGCTTCCTCCGGCGGCAGAGCCGGGGCCGGCACGGCGTCCGGGGTCACCAGGTGGGGCATCAGCTCCTCGACTACATCTTCGGCCCGCTCTGTCAACTTCGCTCCCTCGCGCAGCAGACGATGGGTACCACGCGTGTGCGCCCCGACAAGCCCCGGCACCGCAAACACGTCGCGCCCCTGCTCGGCGGCAAATCCGGCCGTAATCAGCGACCCGCTACGCTCGCCCGCCTCGACGACCACGATGCCGAGCGACACACCGCTTATTATGCGGTTGCGCGCCGGGAAATGTTCCGCCTCCGGCTGCGTTCCCATCCACAGCTCGCTCACGATAGCCCCCTGCCGTCCGATCGATCGGAATAACGCATGATGTTCGCTCGGGTAAACGACGTCAACTCCACAACCAAGCACCGCAATCGTGCGGCCGCCAGCCTCCAGCGCACTGGCGTGCGCCACCGCATCGACGCCCCGCGCCAGACCGCTCACCACCGTGAGTCCGCAGCGAACCAACCCGGCGCTGAGGTCGCGGCTCACGCGCAGGGCATACGAACTGGCGCGCCGCGAACCGACAATAGCCACGGCCGGCGCGTCGGCCGCCTCGATGGCGCCACGCACGAACAGCACCGGCGGCGGATCGTGGATGCGCCGCAACAGCGACGGATAAGCCGCGTCGTTCCACGTCAGCACGTGCGCCCCACAACGGATGACCCGGCTTACCTGCTCGTCGACCGCCGTCCAGTCGCGAAATCCCCGAATCGCCCGCGCCACCTCGGGCCGCACCCCGGCGCATTCGAGCGCGTGCACGCTGGCGCCGAACACGGCCGCCGGCTCGCGAAACGCCCGCAGCAATCCCTGGTACACCACCGGCCCCACCCCCCGCACCATGCGCAATGCCAGCCAATCCCGCCACTCGTCGCGCCGCGCCGCACTCGCTTCGTACCTGCCACCACTCATTACCAACCCGCCTCGTCCGCCCTTAACGAATACCGCATGTCCATTAGTAAGTAACTATACATTAGGCTTTTCTGTTTATTCAACACACACCATTTGCTAGGATGCCGGTGGGAGGAAAGCGCTGTGCTGGCGACGGCACTTTCGAGTGCGGTGCACGGGATCGACGCGTTGCTCGTCGAGGTGGAGGTAGACATCGGCGGCGGTCTGCCGGGGATGGCCATCGTCGGCCTCCCGGAAACCGCCGTCAAGGAGAGCAAAGACCGCGTCCGCTCCGCCCTGCGCAACGCCGGCTACGGAAGCCTCGAGCGGCGCGCGACCGTCAACCTGGCCCCGGCCGACGTCCGTAAGGACGGCTGCGCCTTCGATCTGCCCATCGCGCTCGGCGTCCTCGCGGCCGAGGGACTTGTCCCGCAGGCGGCCCTCCACAAACACGTCGTTCTCGGCGAGCTTTCGCTTGACGGGCGGGTCAAGCCCGTCCGCGGCGCGCTTCCCATTGCCGCCATGACCGAGCACCGCCGCCTCGCCGGCGTCTTGCTGCCGCCGGAAAACGTCCGCGAGGCCGCGGTGGTCCAGGGCATCGCCGTGCGCCCCGTCGCCACACTCGCCGACGCCGTCGACTTCCTGCGCGGCGAGCGCGACATCGCCCCGGTTCACGTCGACCTGGGGAGCGTCTTTGCTCCGAACGGGCACCACGACCTGGATTTCTCCGACGTGAAAGGGCAGGAGCACGTCAAGCGCGCCATCGAGGTGGCCGCCGGCGGCGGTCACAACGTCATCATGGTCGGACCGCCGGGCTCGGGGAAGACCATGCTGGCCAAGCGCCTGCCCACCATCCTGCCCGCGTTCACCCTCGCCGAAGCCCTCGAGACCACACGTATCCACAGCGTCATGGGGTTGATGGACGACCGCGCCCTGGTGACGGCGCGGCCGTTTCGGGCACCGCACCATACAATCAGCGACGCCGGCCTGATCGGCGGCGGCGCTCTGCCGAAGCCCGGCGAAGTCAGCCTCGCCCATCACGGCGTCCTCTTCCTCGACGAGCTACCCGAGTTTAGAAAGAACGTCCTCGAAGTCCTGCGCCAGCCGCTCGAAGAGATGCGCATCACCATCTCGCGGGCCGTCGGTTCCATGACCTTCCCCGCCAACGTCATGCTGGTGGCGGCGATGAACCCCTGCCCGTGCGGCTACCACGGCGACGCCCAGAAGGAATGCTCGTGCAGCCCCGTACAGATTCAGCGCTACCGGGCCCGCATCTCGGGGCCGCTGCTCGACCGCATCGACATCCAGATCGAAGTCCCCGCGGTACGCTACCGGGAGCTCACCGCCCGCGACCCGAGCGAATCGTCGGCGGCGATCCGCGCCCGCGTCGACCGCGCCCGCGCCGTGCAACTGGCGCGCTTCCACGGCCGCACCATCTTCTGCAACGCCCAGATGCACCCGCGCGACCTGCGCCGCTACTGCACCCCGCAACCCGACGCCGAGACCCTGCTCGAAAACGCCATGACCAGACTCGCCCTCAGCGCCCGCGCCTACACCCGCATCCTCAAAGTGGCGCGCACCATCGCCGACCTCGACGGCATCGACACCGTCGGCACCGCCCAGGTCGCCGAGGCCATCCAGTACCGCGGCCTCGACCGCGCGTTTCACTGACCGGTGCGCTCGAGACCCCGATGAACCGTCAG
The Candidatus Binatia bacterium DNA segment above includes these coding regions:
- a CDS encoding branched-chain amino acid transaminase; protein product: MQKTDYIWFDGALVPWDAAQVHVMAHTLHYGFGVFEGIRCYEGTDGRGAIFRLAEHVDRLLGSAHILGIAMPFDRDALRAACIETVRANRLTSCYLRPLVFLGDGEMGLAAVNNPVRVAIAVWPWGAYLGEEGLRRGVRIKTASFQRMHVNTHMTKAKAVGNYVNSILAAVEARRAGYDEAMMLDTDGFVAECSGENLFVVRGGRVRTTPATSILPGITRDAVLTALRDRGVAVSEERFTRDDAYLADEVFMTGTAAEVTPVREIDDRQIGAGRPGPVTQDLQAWYAGVTRGEVPAYRHWLTPV
- the glnE gene encoding bifunctional [glutamate--ammonia ligase]-adenylyl-L-tyrosine phosphorylase/[glutamate--ammonia-ligase] adenylyltransferase — translated: MEAHDDLLRRFGVDHARLKRASEAIAVVAPEVAGGLPALLAGAADPGLALANWEHLLDETADPAAIVGLTPAERAALFVLFGGSQTLSGHLRAAGKRWVEVFRAALAAQCCPAADHHAALTGAAALPWEAFSEQLRRHCHAAYLRIGLADLLGRYAVETTMGELTELATGLFAAAYDWARRVVCEQFGRLPGGGDGGGQESGFVVLALGKLGGGELNYSSDVDVMYLYESDAVESVGGPRGAIGAREYFTRLAELVTRGLQDVTPAGFAFRVDLRLRPDGINGPIANTVSNAVLYYGSYGQTWERSALIQARPIAGATGLGEAFLREISPFVYRRYLDYATVADMKEMKARVEAQLGGKGGRGNVKLGRGGIREIEFVVQVLQLIHGGRDDRVRRRGSLPTLRCLVEGGYVPEDEGAALVAAYRHLRNVEHKIQIVQQRQTHTVPAGERDQEALARRLGYSGSDAVERFWRDLEGCAAVVRRAFEKLFYEPEAERRRAADPEVLELLNARGSRSEAVEALRRFGFKDPESGYDDLVLLRDGPPGARARAPRRRVLLEVAPALLAAIRRTADPDLALRNLATFVSSVGARTSFLALLRENPGTLRMLVELFGGSQFLANAFIRHPELLDTLVRADLVHVHRAAADLAAEIAETLTAAADEEERFDVLRRFRNQEFLRIGINNMQGLLGPDDVSAELTALAEVCLRAASRLADMDVCARCGLARLSGAVTVLALGKLGGGEINYHSDLDLIFVYDGKESDDLGLSAHECFSRFAQRLITLLQTTTKEGIVYRIDTRLRPSGRSGPLVSALEGFRRYHETSAQIWERQALIKARPVAGDEALGQRVAEIVSAFVYRAPLTAAEVAEMRRLRGRMERELAQETAERFNIKTGRGGLVDVEFVTQMLQLRHGATEPRVRVRGTLVALDALVSAGVLPADDHALLSDGYRFLRRVDNALRLAYDRPVEGLDRKRGELATVARRVGFEGSGADAAEGLWQEYVVRREAIRGCYERWFDEVERGLR
- the trmFO gene encoding methylenetetrahydrofolate--tRNA-(uracil(54)-C(5))-methyltransferase (FADH(2)-oxidizing) TrmFO, coding for MTGAPVIVVGGGLAGSEAAWQVARRGIPVRLYEMRPGRGTEAHRSDRLAELVCSNSFRSASLDAAVGLLKAEMRQLGSLIMAVAERTTVPAGGALAVDRERFAAAVTAAIDENPSIDVVREEVTEPPEGLAIVATGPLTSPRLSHCLQELCGEEHLYFYDAIAPIVTADSIDRDLVFPASRYGKGGDDYLNCPMTRDEYYAFVDAVRAAETVAARDFERCVYFEGCMPIEEMARRGRDTLAFGPMRPVGLIDPRRGTQPFAVVQLRPDNHERTLYNLVGFQTKMTYPEQRRVLRTIPGLERAEFVRLGSLHRNTFVNAPRVLLPTLQLRSRPSVFLAGQLVGVEGYVESAAAGLLAGINAARLRYGLAPTVPPRTTAMGSLLDYVTDRRRHDLQPMNANYGLFPPLDGREKGRARRAGLAARAQEHFAAWCAECAGGDPAVLRGAGGSTAVVSL
- the topA gene encoding type I DNA topoisomerase — translated: MAKNLVIVESPAKAKTLQKYLGKEFEVKASVGHVKDLPKSRLGVDIDNGFEPEYEVMHGKKKVIAEIKSAAKGKDNIYLAPDPDREGEAIAWHIAEELGTARGKIHRVLFNEITRRSVAEAIEKPTTLDRHLYDAQQTRRILDRLVGYQISPILWDKVRRGLSAGRVQSVAVRLICEREKEIRAFTAKEYWSIAAKVEGETPPPFSARLLRIGENKLDPEKFRIENQAAADALVARLWGVPFVVSRVERKERRRFPTPPFITSRLQQEASRKLGFQPSRTMRIAQRLYEGVELGEQGAVGLITYMRTDSTRSAPEALQEARGFVAARFGKEYLPAEPIQYTGKKGAQDAHEAIRPTSMDNPPERVVSFLSKEELALYTLIWNRFIASQMVPAVFDQTSVDIAAADTLFRATGQIMKFDGFIRVYTEGRDDERAEEDDDEAERQLPPLREGEVLRLHDLLPEQHFTQPPPRYTQATLIKALEENGIGRPSTYASIMGTILNKEYVVEDKSRRLRPTELGLLVTDLLLKAFADILNVEFTAKMEEDLDRVEEGAEPWREAMQKFYAPFKQDLDTAKEKMPDVKRAGQPTEIPCEQCGAKMVIKWGRNGEFLACPNYPKCKNTKNFSRDDEGGIRIDEPEVLDEKCDACGKPLQVRFGRYGKFLGCSGYPECKTVRSLVRPKPTGVACPDCKQGEIMEKQSRGGKTFYGCGRYPECKFATWDRPVPEPCPLCAAPFVVEKTTKRYGTVRRCLSEGCAYQETVAEPQAEAV
- the dprA gene encoding DNA-processing protein DprA, giving the protein MSGGRYEASAARRDEWRDWLALRMVRGVGPVVYQGLLRAFREPAAVFGASVHALECAGVRPEVARAIRGFRDWTAVDEQVSRVIRCGAHVLTWNDAAYPSLLRRIHDPPPVLFVRGAIEAADAPAVAIVGSRRASSYALRVSRDLSAGLVRCGLTVVSGLARGVDAVAHASALEAGGRTIAVLGCGVDVVYPSEHHALFRSIGRQGAIVSELWMGTQPEAEHFPARNRIISGVSLGIVVVEAGERSGSLITAGFAAEQGRDVFAVPGLVGAHTRGTHRLLREGAKLTERAEDVVEELMPHLVTPDAVPAPALPPEEAAIRVALGDEVVQVDTLIGRCGLAPAAVLQGLLSLELRGIVEQLPGKRFVVRTGGAARRTTRE
- a CDS encoding YifB family Mg chelatase-like AAA ATPase, whose amino-acid sequence is MLATALSSAVHGIDALLVEVEVDIGGGLPGMAIVGLPETAVKESKDRVRSALRNAGYGSLERRATVNLAPADVRKDGCAFDLPIALGVLAAEGLVPQAALHKHVVLGELSLDGRVKPVRGALPIAAMTEHRRLAGVLLPPENVREAAVVQGIAVRPVATLADAVDFLRGERDIAPVHVDLGSVFAPNGHHDLDFSDVKGQEHVKRAIEVAAGGGHNVIMVGPPGSGKTMLAKRLPTILPAFTLAEALETTRIHSVMGLMDDRALVTARPFRAPHHTISDAGLIGGGALPKPGEVSLAHHGVLFLDELPEFRKNVLEVLRQPLEEMRITISRAVGSMTFPANVMLVAAMNPCPCGYHGDAQKECSCSPVQIQRYRARISGPLLDRIDIQIEVPAVRYRELTARDPSESSAAIRARVDRARAVQLARFHGRTIFCNAQMHPRDLRRYCTPQPDAETLLENAMTRLALSARAYTRILKVARTIADLDGIDTVGTAQVAEAIQYRGLDRAFH